Proteins encoded by one window of Cloeon dipterum chromosome 4, ieCloDipt1.1, whole genome shotgun sequence:
- the LOC135943823 gene encoding espin-like yields MHHAATNSVAALEFVHNKDASLINEVSDDGATVLHLAAMKGNGYICTWLFDHGQNIFAVNESNHGNFLHYAAQNVTNGFRIIHIFGPILRDIVNRIDKYLYTPLHWALVNEDDANEIARALLYYGADLSVKRNGNNFLHFCIVKGKLKSAKFVHAIDKNLIKEKGEEGKTTLHIAADHFNEEICAWLVSEGADPQEITAGGKTVLESTCSEEARKFL; encoded by the coding sequence ATGCATCACGCCGCGACAAACAGTGTAGCCGCATTGGAGTTTGTGCACAATAAGGACGCAAGCCTGATCAACGAGGTAAGTGACGATGGTGCCACAGTTCTCCATCTCGCTGCAATGAAGGGAAACGGGTACATATGCACGTGGCTGTTTGATCACGGACAAAACATCTTCGCCGTGAACGAAAGCAATCATGGGAATTTCCTCCATTACGCTGCTCAGAACGTGACAAACGGATTCAGGATCATTCATATATTTGGACCCATACTCCGCGACATTGTGAACCGAATCGACAAATACTTGTACACTCCTCTTCATTGGGCCTTGGTCAACGAAGATGATGCAAATGAAATCGCTAGAGCTTTGCTATACTATGGCGCCGATTTGAGCGTGAAAAGAAATGGAAACAACTTCCTTCACTTCTGCATCGTTAAGGGCAAGTTAAAGAGTGCCAAATTCGTTCACGCCATTGACAAAAATCTGATCAAGGAAAAGGGAGAGGAAGGAAAAACCACCCTGCACATTGCTGCCGACCATTTCAATGAAGAAATCTGCGCATGGCTGGTGAGTGAGGGAGCCGATCCTCAAGAAATTACCGCCGGAGGAAAAACTGTGCTAGAATCCACTTGCAGTGAGGAGGCCAGGAAGTTTCTCTGA
- the LOC135942771 gene encoding uncharacterized protein LOC135942771, protein MRLGLFVLLSLAGCAAQTSRSDVYIPPPYFDEGENLSSQNCGNETALRQNQWIVDVTNMRTRAKCFNFIVLSQRTILTRGDYCDFNKNDTTDLRVFPEYCTWRQKEEECLRVSVKVLDVMQIVTNPSDPFEITIMITEKMPTVENPLCLFNRDNVMDLQLQRDSPYFLWNPATIPPIEVNVTGQSNCSAVLSRDDLDFSEYYKIRNIPIQNILCVEETIFEYSYLINFYKGRYFLRGLKHGPIHRFYIDLLPYIDEIAMHAKDISALRPIPETKQPRGFTTPDNLSFPNCGSKPTSTRRKRENDDSSTELPSIAGQILGGNISQTGDHPWHAYIENSQTGGKCDGTLISPTVVLTAANCLQGSKAEDLIVSVGMKRQRTAPGVQRKKPSGLITHPKYDSAEFISDDIGLMILSEKVEISDNVRPICLWNDDSDPNLKRVAGTEAMVVGFRLADNDTLPDKLQEVRLPIRTHKECYLSKRRFFGKLLRPGNNFCAGYTNGTTACNGDSGGSLSVEKDGRWFIRGIVSSGMAKKVMFEGEETPLCHPNQYSLFTDVAGYMDWIVENTPDIAFRS, encoded by the exons ATGAGGCTCGGACTTTTCGTCCTCCTCAGCCTCGCGGGTTGCGCCGCGCAAACGTCTCGGAGCGACGTCTACATTCCTCCTCCGT ATTTTGATGAAGGAGAAAACCTGAGTAGCCAAAACTGTGGAAACGAAACCGCTCTACGTCAGAACCAATGGATCGTTGATGTTACAAACATGCGTACTCGAGCTAagtgctttaattttatagtgCTTTCTCAAAGGACCATTCTTACTCGAG GAGATTATtgtgatttcaataaaaatgatacaaCTGATCTTCGGGTCTTTCCGGAATACTGTACATGGCgccaaaaagaagaagaatgcTTGAGAGTTTCAgtcaaa gtACTGGATGTAATGCAAATTGTTACGAATCCTTCTGATCCTTTTGAAATCACGATTATGATAACTGAGAAAATGCCGACTGTGGAAAATCCCCTTTGTTTGTTTAACCGTGACAACGTAATGGATTTGCAACTTCAAAGAGATTCACCCTACTTCCTATGGAACCCAGCT ACGATTCCACCTATCGAAG TGAATGTGACGGGCCAAAGCAACTGCAGCGCGGTTCTAAGCAGGGATGACTTGGATTTTTCggaatattacaaaattcgcAACATTCCCATCCAGAATATCCTGTGTGTCGAGGAAACCATTTTTG AGTATAGCTATCTGATCAACTTCTACAAAGGCCGGTATTTCTTGAGAGGTCTAAAACATGGTCCCATTCACcgtttttatattgatttattgccaTACATTGACGAGATCGCAATGCACGCAAAAGACATTTCTGCTCTACGCCCAATCCCAGAGACAAAACAACCTAGAG gattcACCACGCCAGACAACCTCAGTTTTCCAAACTGCGGAAGCAAACCGACGTCAACCAGAAGGAAACGAGAAAATGACGATTCTTCCACAGAATTACCATCGATCGCTGGTCAAATTTTAGGTGGAAACATTTCTCAGACTGGCGATCATCCTTGGCATGCTTACATTGAGAATTCTCAAACTGGAGGAAAATGCGACGGGACATTGATTTCGCCGACAGTAGTTTTGACCG cTGCGAATTGCCTTCAGGGATCAAAAGCAGAGGACCTCATAGTTTCTGTTGGGATGAAAAGACAAAGAACGGCCCCTGGTGTTCAGAGAAAAAAG ccCAGCGGTCTGATCACGCACCCGAAATATGACTCTGCGGAATTCATTAGTGACGACATCGGACTCATGATTTTGAGCGAAAAAGTCGAGATATCTGACAATGTACGACCGATTTGCCTGTGGAACGACGACTCTGACCCTAACTTGAAACGCGTGGCTGGAACAGAAGCTATG GTGGTTGGGTTCAGGCTTGCTGACAACGACACATTGCCAGATAAACTGCAAGAGGTTCGACTGCCGATTAGAACTCACAAAGAGTGCTACTTGTCGAAAAGGAGGTTTTTCGGGAAACTTTTGAGGCCGGGAAACAACTTTTGCGCCGGCTACACGAATG gaaCGACCGCCTGCAACGGGGACAGCGGAGGCAGCCTTTCCGTGGAAAAAGACGGCCGCTGGTTCATCAGGGGCATCGTCAGCTCTGGAATGGCGAAAAAAGTGATGTTCGAGGGCGAAGAAACACCGTTGTGTCACCCAAATCAATATTCCTTGTTCACGGACGTCGCAGGTTACATGGATTGGATCGTGGAAAACACGCCGGACATTGCATTCCGAAgttaa